The genomic region ACAATTCTTCAATTTTGCATAACTTTATTTGCTTTTACAAGGATTACAACGATATTTATAATGTGATACAGATACAAGAACTGAAGATTTAGTACATCTTTATATCTCTATCAATTTAGCTTTCCAATACTGCTAGCAAACTCTTCAGCATTAAGTAAGTAGAAGTTGCGCCTGGATCTTGGTGTCCGATACTGCGATCGCCTAAATAACTCGCTCTCCCTTTTTTCGCTAGCATAGGAATAGTCTCTTTCATCGCTTGTTCTGCTACTAATACTACTTGCTGTATCGTTTCTAAAATATTTTTATTGTTATCTACAGATTGTTGAAAACTATCCACAACTGGTAATAAAACATCTATCATGGTCTTGTCACCAAGGTGCGCTTTACCTCGTTGAACTACACCTTCTAAACCTGCTTGTAATAACTTGAGTAAATCTTCTGTTGCGAGTTCTGCTTTCCCTGTTACGGCTGTACTTGCTCTCAAAAAAAATGTGCCGTAAAGAGGACCACTTGCACCACCTACAGTAGAAATTAAGGTCATGCTGACAGTTTTTAAAATTGTACTGATGTCTTTGTCGGCAACACTAGATAGTTGACTTGCTACTTTCTTAAAGCCGCGATCCATATTGATCCCATGATCGGCATCACCAATTGCTGCATCTAATTCTGTTAAATATTCTTTATTTCGCTCAATCTCAGCAGCAAAATTATGCAACCATTGCAATATTTGATTTTTGTTCATCTTATTTGACAATTGGCGAGAAGTATCAGACAATTCACTAACTACTCTTCACTGATAACTGATAACTGATTACCAACATAAACTGGCTGTTTTTACAGGCGCATCCCACAGCCGCAGCATCTCATCATCGACTTTGAGCAAGGTAAT from Chroococcidiopsis sp. SAG 2025 harbors:
- the dhaL gene encoding dihydroxyacetone kinase subunit DhaL; the encoded protein is MNKNQILQWLHNFAAEIERNKEYLTELDAAIGDADHGINMDRGFKKVASQLSSVADKDISTILKTVSMTLISTVGGASGPLYGTFFLRASTAVTGKAELATEDLLKLLQAGLEGVVQRGKAHLGDKTMIDVLLPVVDSFQQSVDNNKNILETIQQVVLVAEQAMKETIPMLAKKGRASYLGDRSIGHQDPGATSTYLMLKSLLAVLES